TACGCTGGTCCGCTCGTAGGCCCGGCTGACAACTTCAAAGAGCAGTTCGGCTCCGGTTTTAGAGAATGGGACATACCCCAGTTCATCGAGGATCAAGAGTCTGGTTTTCTCCAGCCTTTACTTAGTTTCTCTTAAGAGGGCAACCCCGTTGCTGCCTTCGGCGGTAAGCCCGTCGCTCTGCCTGCCTTTGGAGGTTACTTTCCTCACCTATCTTAAAGGAAGATCCACTATGAAATATGTCCCTGAGGGATTGCCTTTCTGCGAGAAATCGGGTACTCTAAGGAGATGCGGTTTCAAGCTGGGAGAAAATCATGCGATATATCTGTTTATTCTTATTTGGTGTTCATTCTTTACTCGCTTGTGTAAATACCAGCTATTCGAGGGATGAAGAAATTCAAATTACCGACAACTTAGCCTATCTTATAATTGGTCGATTCCCAGAGCATGGGGAAGCCTTTTATACTCACAATATTCCGAAATATCGAAAATCCCTCGAATCGGATCCCAATAATACGGTGATTCGCAATGACCTAGCAGTAGCTGTGGACGACGGCTTGAAAACGGTGGAAAACTACCGGTTTGAAATTCTGAGTGCATAAAGTCGTTTGGAGGAGATGAGCGATGCAATGGGTCGTTTCTCAGAGTTTGGGAGTTTGAACAGTTATTCTTTGTTCCGGTCTTTCATACGGTAACTCTTGCCGAATATCGGCACGGGGTCGGAATGATGCAGGAGTCGGTCCAGCACGGTTGAGGCAATTGTGCTGTCGTTGTTGAAGATGGAAGCCCAGTCCTTGAACGGTTTGTTTGTCGTCAAGATAATGGACCCGCGTTCGTAGCGTTGGCTGATGACCTGAAAGAGTAAATCAGCTCCTCGCTGATCAATTGGAAGGTAGCCAACCTCATCAAGGACCAACGTTTGAGGTCGAAGGTATTTCTTGAGCTCACGGCCGAGTTTTCCAGCTTGCTGGGCGGCGGAGAGTTCGTTGATCACGCCGATGGCATCGGCGAAGAGCACTGAATAACCTTCAAGGCAGGCGGCGTAACCCAGAGCGGTTGCAAGGTGCGACTTTCCGACGCCGACGCTGCCGAGAAACACGACATTGGCTTTGCGATTGATGAAGTCCAGGCGGAAAAGGTTCTGGATTTGGAGCCGATTGATCTTTTTGGGCCAGTCCCAATTGAACTGTTCGAGAGTTTTGATGACCGGGAAACGGGCGGCCTTGATTCGGCGCTGAATACTGCGGTCACGCCGCTGGTTGAACTCACCTTCCACGAGACGGCGAAGGTATTCAAGATGATCCCAATTTTCTTGAGCGGCCTGATCGGCCGAAGTCGAATGTTGGGATTTTATGAAAGGTAGCTTGAGGTAGTCGAGGTGCTCGATCAGCAGTGAGGGTTTGGACGGCCTGGGTGATTTGGATTTCATGATTCATTAAGGTCGATTGGTGGTGGTTTCAGTTCGTAGGCGGAGAGATCGGCGGCGGGGAGTTCCAGGTCCAGCAGGTCTTGTCTCCGGGTCAGATGCAAAGCGTCGGGAGCGGGCTCCGAGCGCTCGCGCTGCGCCAGGATGTTGGCGATGTATTCGCAGCCGTAAGCTTCGAAGTTAACGGCGTCGAGGATTGCGCAAGCGGTCTTTTCGATGCCGTAGATCTCACTGAGTGCTACGATCTTCTGAATGTGATGGGGGGTGTTGAGACGCTTTTCCTGCAGTTTTCGGCAGTAGAACTCGGAGTGCGGACTCAAGTTCAGGAAAGCGAGCAGCAGGGTTTGTTGACGAGCCTTTCTGCGTTGGATCAACAGTTCCTTCGGGTGATCCGGATCATCGATTTTCTGATTACGATCGTAGCATCGGGAGTGAGTGGCGATGAGTTTTTCGTTGTAATATATGAGAAGATCATCGGGATAAACTTTGAGAGAAAGCTTCTGTGAGGCGTAGAGGAAGGGTAGCGAATATCGATTGGCATCGAAGCGCACCCGGCAACAACTGTTGGCACCGGTGGATTTAATGACTGCGCAGTCGTAAGGCATGGTCGAGAGTGGTTTGAGATGAGGTTTTTCCTGCTCGAAACGCTCCACCGGCTTGTTGCGGGTTTCGCCGTGAATACGCACGTTGGCCACCGTATCCAACCATTGGCGGCCCGCGGGATTGACGGCCTCGAATGAAGGAATATCCAAACCGTTGAGGAAATTCTTTTTCACATAGCCGACTCCATTTTCCACGCGTCCTTTTTCATTTGCCTTGCGGACGTTGCAGGCCACCGGTTGGAAACCGTAATGGGCCGCAAAATCCAGATAC
This genomic stretch from Candidatus Manganitrophaceae bacterium harbors:
- a CDS encoding ATP-binding protein encodes the protein MKSKSPRPSKPSLLIEHLDYLKLPFIKSQHSTSADQAAQENWDHLEYLRRLVEGEFNQRRDRSIQRRIKAARFPVIKTLEQFNWDWPKKINRLQIQNLFRLDFINRKANVVFLGSVGVGKSHLATALGYAACLEGYSVLFADAIGVINELSAAQQAGKLGRELKKYLRPQTLVLDEVGYLPIDQRGADLLFQVISQRYERGSIILTTNKPFKDWASIFNNDSTIASTVLDRLLHHSDPVPIFGKSYRMKDRNKE
- a CDS encoding ATP-binding protein, whose protein sequence is MEKTRLLILDELGYVPFSKTGAELLFEVVSRAYERTSV
- a CDS encoding IS21 family transposase; translation: MIDYSTFCRIRLLHDQKNLKASQIAVELHLDPKTVEKWIVQSTYQPRQNSRRSSKLDPFKASIIAMLEAHPYSVQQILQRIREQDYTGGYSILNEFVRQVRPVRKPAFLMLEFAAGECAQVDWGNYGSIQVGSTRRRLSFFVMVLCYSRLMYLEFTLRESMEHFLSCHRHALEFFGGCPQKVMIDNLKVGVLRHPTGDKAQFNPRYLDFAAHYGFQPVACNVRKANEKGRVENGVGYVKKNFLNGLDIPSFEAVNPAGRQWLDTVANVRIHGETRNKPVERFEQEKPHLKPLSTMPYDCAVIKSTGANSCCRVRFDANRYSLPFLYASQKLSLKVYPDDLLIYYNEKLIATHSRCYDRNQKIDDPDHPKELLIQRRKARQQTLLLAFLNLSPHSEFYCRKLQEKRLNTPHHIQKIVALSEIYGIEKTACAILDAVNFEAYGCEYIANILAQRERSEPAPDALHLTRRQDLLDLELPAADLSAYELKPPPIDLNES